CGTGCTCGGCGAAGGCCTGGGCGACGGTGGCCAGCACACCGGCCTTGTCGTCGACGTCGATGGCCACGTGGTAGCGCGTCGTGGTCTCGCCCATGGGCAGCACCGCGCGGTCGGCGTACGCCGACTCGCCGGCGCCGCGCTTGTCGGCCAGCACGTTGCGGGCCACCGTGACCAGGTCGCCGAGGACCGCGGAGGCCGTGGGCGCGCCGCCGGCGCCGGGGCCGTAGAACATGAGCTGGCCCGCCGCCTGGGACTCCACGAAGACGGCGTTGTAGGCCTCGCGGACCGAGGCCAGCGGGTGGCTGCGCGGGATCATCGCCGGGTGCACGCGGACGGCGACCGCGTCGTCCTTCAGCTCGCAGATCGCGAGCAGCTTGACCACCGAGCCCATGTCGCGCGCGGACTGCACGTCGGCCGCGGTGACCTCCGAGATGCCCTCGCGGTGCACGTCGGAGGCGGTGACGCGGGAGTGGAAGGCCAGCGAGGCCAGGATCGCGGCCTTGGCCGCGGCGTCGAAGCCCTCGACGTCGGCGGTGGGGTCGGCCTCGGCGTACCCGAGCTCCTGGGCCTCCTCCAGCGCCTCGGCGAAGCCGGCGCCGGAGCTGTCCATCTTGTCCAGGATGAAGTTGGTGGTGCCGTTCACGATGCCGAGGACCCGGGTCACGGTGTCGCCGGCCAGCGACTCGCGCAGCGGCCGGATGATCGGGATCGCACCCGCCACGGCGGCCTCGAAGTAGAGGTCGCGGCCGGCCTTCTCGGCCGCCTCGTAGAGGGTCGGGCCGTCCTCGGCCAGCAGCGCCTTGTTGGCGGTTACCACGCTGGCGCCGTTCTCGAGCGCCGAGAGGATGAGCGAGCGCGCCGGCTCGATGCCGCCGATGACCTCGATCACCAGGTCGACGTCGTCGCGGGCCACCAGCCCCTGGGCGTCGGTGGTGAGCAGCCCCTCGGGCACGTCGACCTCGCGGGCCGCGTCGAGGCGGCGTACGGCGACCCCGACCAGCTCCAGCGGCGCACCGACCCGGGCGGCCAGGTCCCCGGCCTGCTCCTGCAGCAGGCGCACGACCTGCGAGCCGACCGAGCCGCAGCCCAGCACGGCGACCTTCAGCGGTGTGCTCACGCGTCGATCCCTACATCAGTGGACAGGAGGTCGTCCAACGTCTCCCGGCGCACGACGACCCGGGAGACGCCGTCACGGACCGCCACGACCGGCGGGCGCAGGAGGTGGTTGTAGTTGGAGGCCATGGAGCGGCAGTAGGCGCCCGTGCCGGGTACGGCCACCAGGTCGCCGGGGCGCACGTCGCCGGGGAGGAACTCGTCCTTGACCACCACGTCGCCGGCCTCGCAGTGCTTGCCGACCAGCCGGCTGAGCACGGGCGCCGCGTCGGAGCTCCGGCTGGCCAGCGTGCAGGAGTAGTCGGCGTCGTACAGCGCGGTGCGGATGTTGTCGCTCATGCCGCCGTCCACGCTGACGTAGGAGCGCGAGGAGCCGCCGTCGAGCGCGACCTCCTTGACCGTGCCGACCTCGTAGACCGTGCACACCGCCGGGCCGACGATGGAGCGGCCGGGCTCGATGGACAGGTGCGGCTCGGGGATGCCGAGGGCGCGGCACTCGTGCTCGACGATCGTGGTCATCTCCGTGGCCAGCTGCGCGGGGTCCGAGGGGTCGTCCTGGGTCGTGTAGGCGATGCCGAAGCCGCCGCCGAGGTCCATCTCGGGCAGCTCCACGCCGAGCTCGTCGGACACGCGGGCGTGCAGGGCGAGCACCCGTCGGGCGGCCACCTCGAAGCCGGCGGAGTCGAAGATCTGGCTGCCGATGTGGCTGTGCAGGCCGCGCAGCTCGAGGCTCTCGGCCGCGAGCACGCGCTGCACGGCGTCGTACGCCGCGCCGTTGGTGATCGAGAAGCCGAACTTCTGGTCCTCGTGGGCCGTGGCGATGTACTCGTGGGTGTGCGCCTCGACGCCGGCCGTCACGCGCACGAGCACCGGCTGGGTCCGCCCGAGCTCCCGCGCCACCTCGGCCAGCCGCTCGATCTCGTGGAAGGAGTCCACGATGATGCGCCCGACCCCGAGCTCGACCGCGCGCTCGAGCTCGGCCGGCGACTTGTTGTTGCCGTGGAAGCCGACCCGCGCCATCGGGAAGCCGGCCCGCTCGGCCACCGCCAGCTCGCCGCCGCTGCAGACGTCGAGGCTGAGCCCCTCCTCGGCCACCCACCGGGCCACCGTCGTGCAGAGGAACGCCTTGCCGGCGTAGAAGACGTCGTAGGTGCGGAACGCGTCGCGGAAGGCCCGGGCACGGGCGCGGAAGTCGGCCTCGTCGAGGACGTACGCCGGCGAGCCGTGCTCGCGCACCAGGTCGGTCAGCGCGACGCCGCCGACGTGCAGGACGCCGGCCTCCTTGGACGCGGTCTGCGACCACAGCGGCTCGACGAGGGCGTTGGCATCGCCGGGCGTGCGCAGCCACGCGGGCGCCCGGAGCGCCCCGGAGGCGTGCGCCCAGCCCGCCTCGTGGGTGGTGCTCACATCCGCTCCGGCGCGCTCACGCCGAGCAGGCCCAGGCCGTTGGCCAGCACGGTGCGGGTCGCCGCGACCAGCACGAGCCGGGCGCGGTGCAGGTCGGTCGGCTCCTCGTCGCCCATCGGCAGCACCCGGCAGTTGTCGTAGAAGCGGTGGTAGGAGCCCGCGAGGTCCTCGAGGTAGCGCGCGATCCGGTGCGGCTCGCGCAGCTGGCAGGCCGTCTCCACCACGCGCGGGAACTCCGCGAGGGCCCGCAGCAGCTCGCCCTCCTTCTCGTGGGTGAGCAACTCCGGGTGCGACTCCGGCGCCAGGCCGAGCGCCGCGGCGTTCTCGAGCAGGGAGGAGTTGCGGGAGTGGGCGTACTGCACGTAGTAGACCGGGTTGTCGCTCGAGGCCTTCGCCCACAGGTCGAGGTCCAGGTCGATCGTGGAGTCGCTGGTGTAGCGGGCCAGCGCGTAGCGGGCCGCGTCCACGCCGATGGCCTCGACCAGGTCGTCGATGGTGATGACCGTCCCGGCCCGCTTGGACATCCGCAGGGGCTCGCCGTCGCGCAGCAGGTTGACCAGCTGGCCGATGAGGATCTCGAGGTTGACGCCCGGCTGGTCGCCGAACGCCGCGCACATGGCCATCATCCGGCCGACGTACCCGTGGTGGTCCGCGCCCAGCATGATGAAGCAGCGGTCGAAGCCGCGCTCGCGCTTGTCGAGGTAGTAGGCCAGGTCGCCGGAGAGGTACGCCGGCTGCCCGTTGCTCCGGACGATGACCCGGTCCTTGTCGTCACCGAACCTCTCGGTGGCCAGCCACAGCGCGCCGTCGGCCTCGTAGGTGTTGCCCAGCGCCCGCAGCCGCTCGATGGCCCGGTCGACGGCGCCGCTCTTGTGCAGGTCGTCCTCGTGGAAGAAGACGTCGAAGCTCACCCGGAAGTCGATGAGGCTCTGCTTGACCTCCGCGAACATCATCTCGACGCCCTCGTTGCGGAAGACCTCCTGCGCCTGCTCGTCGGGCAGGTCGAGGACGTCGGGGCGCTTGGCGATGACTGCCTGGGCGATCTCGCTGATGTAGTCGCCGCCGTAGCCGTCCTCCGGCGCCGGCAGCCCCTTGGCGTTGGCCAGCAGCGAGGAGCTGAACCGGTCGATCTGGGCGCCGTGGTCGTTGAAGTAGTACTCCCGCGTCACCGCCGCGCCGCAGAACTCGAAGACCCGGCCCAGCGCGTCGCCCACCGCCGCCCACCGGACGCCGCCGATGTGCAGCGGGCCCGTGGGGTTGGCGCTGACGAACTCGAGGTTGATGTTCTCCCCCGCCATCGACTCGCTGGCGCCGTACCGCGCACCCGCCGCCACGACCTGCTCGGCCACCACGCCCTGCGCGCCGGCCTCGACGTGGATGTTGAGGAAGCCAGGGCCCGCGATGTCGACGCCGGCCACGCCCGCCACCTGCCGCAGCCGCTCCTGCACCAGCGTGGCCAGGTCGCGCGGGTTCATGCCCGCCTTCTTGCCCAGCTGCAGCGCGACGTTGGTCGCGTAGTCGCCGTGCTCCCGCACCCGGGGTCGCTCCACCGTCACCGCACTCGGCACACCGTCCGGCAGGGTGAGCACACCCTCGCCGGACAGCGTCGCCAGCACGTCGACGATCGCGGCGGACAGCTGCTCGGGAGTCACCGGCCAAGCCTATCGGCGCCCCCGCGCCCACCCCGCACCAGTTTCTCCGCGCGGACAGCCGCCCGGTATGGTTCCGAACCTGAGCCCCCGTAGCTCAGGGGATAGAGCACCGCCCTCCGGAGGCGGGAGCGTAGGTTCGAATCCTACCGGGGGTACACACTCGCTCCGCTCGCTCGCGGCACCCCCGTCCGGGTCCGCCGCCATGCTCCCGCCTCCGGAGGGCAGCGCTCGAACCGGTCTGTGTCGTCCGGCGGGGTGCCGCCGCTCTGGCGAGGGCCGGGCGGTCAGGCGGCGCGCGTCGCGTGCCGGGACGCCTGGAGCAGCAGCGCGGCGAGGGCACCGCAGGCCTCGACGACGACCGAGGCGTCGCGGCCGCCGTGGTCGGCGACCTCGAAGAGCGCGGCGCCGCAGTGCCGGTAGGCCGGGTCCATGGCCGGGCCGGACGGTCCGGCGAGGAGCTGGTGGAGGCGGCGGTGACCGGCGTCGAGGAGGACGGCGACCTCCATGCGGCGGGCGGGGGTGACGGCGACGCGGTCGTCGGCGGCGACGACGTGGCGGGCGAGCTGGTCGACGAGGTCGCCGACGCGGCGGATGTCGTCGACGAACTGGAGCTGGTCGTTGAGCTGGGGCGCGGGCACCCAGGGGTGCGAGCGGAGGTCGTCGCCGGCGGTGGCGACCAGCCGGCGGCGGGTGGCCGAGCCCTTGAGCACCTCGCGGGCCCGCGGGACGTCGTCGTCGAGGACGGCGTGGAGGACGTCGCAGAAGGCGGCCGAGGTGGTGCGGAGCAGGGCGTCGAGGTCGGCGGTCATGTGCACACCACGATGCTGCGCCGGGCGGGGCGGCGGCGGGGCCGCGCTGACGCTTCCTTGAGGGCGCGGGCGTGCGGGCTGACGCAGCACTGACGGCACGGGACGTGGCGCGAGGCACAGCGTCGCTGATGAGCGCGGGGAGGCCCGGATCTGAGAGGCTGAGCCCTACCGAGGCCGCTGCTCCCGCTCGGGGTGAGCAAGACCCGACACCCACTGCGCGTCTGGACCCCTGCCCCATGAGCACCCCTGCGCCGCCTCCCGGCGACGACACACCGACCGCCCGCCTCGAGCAGCACGCGG
This genomic window from Nocardioides anomalus contains:
- a CDS encoding homoserine dehydrogenase, with the translated sequence MSTPLKVAVLGCGSVGSQVVRLLQEQAGDLAARVGAPLELVGVAVRRLDAAREVDVPEGLLTTDAQGLVARDDVDLVIEVIGGIEPARSLILSALENGASVVTANKALLAEDGPTLYEAAEKAGRDLYFEAAVAGAIPIIRPLRESLAGDTVTRVLGIVNGTTNFILDKMDSSGAGFAEALEEAQELGYAEADPTADVEGFDAAAKAAILASLAFHSRVTASDVHREGISEVTAADVQSARDMGSVVKLLAICELKDDAVAVRVHPAMIPRSHPLASVREAYNAVFVESQAAGQLMFYGPGAGGAPTASAVLGDLVTVARNVLADKRGAGESAYADRAVLPMGETTTRYHVAIDVDDKAGVLATVAQAFAEHGVSIQTVRQEGRDDDAQLVVVSHSATDAALAATVEHLRGMDIVREVTSVMRVEGGEE
- the lysA gene encoding diaminopimelate decarboxylase, which encodes MSTTHEAGWAHASGALRAPAWLRTPGDANALVEPLWSQTASKEAGVLHVGGVALTDLVREHGSPAYVLDEADFRARARAFRDAFRTYDVFYAGKAFLCTTVARWVAEEGLSLDVCSGGELAVAERAGFPMARVGFHGNNKSPAELERAVELGVGRIIVDSFHEIERLAEVARELGRTQPVLVRVTAGVEAHTHEYIATAHEDQKFGFSITNGAAYDAVQRVLAAESLELRGLHSHIGSQIFDSAGFEVAARRVLALHARVSDELGVELPEMDLGGGFGIAYTTQDDPSDPAQLATEMTTIVEHECRALGIPEPHLSIEPGRSIVGPAVCTVYEVGTVKEVALDGGSSRSYVSVDGGMSDNIRTALYDADYSCTLASRSSDAAPVLSRLVGKHCEAGDVVVKDEFLPGDVRPGDLVAVPGTGAYCRSMASNYNHLLRPPVVAVRDGVSRVVVRRETLDDLLSTDVGIDA
- the argS gene encoding arginine--tRNA ligase — translated: MTPEQLSAAIVDVLATLSGEGVLTLPDGVPSAVTVERPRVREHGDYATNVALQLGKKAGMNPRDLATLVQERLRQVAGVAGVDIAGPGFLNIHVEAGAQGVVAEQVVAAGARYGASESMAGENINLEFVSANPTGPLHIGGVRWAAVGDALGRVFEFCGAAVTREYYFNDHGAQIDRFSSSLLANAKGLPAPEDGYGGDYISEIAQAVIAKRPDVLDLPDEQAQEVFRNEGVEMMFAEVKQSLIDFRVSFDVFFHEDDLHKSGAVDRAIERLRALGNTYEADGALWLATERFGDDKDRVIVRSNGQPAYLSGDLAYYLDKRERGFDRCFIMLGADHHGYVGRMMAMCAAFGDQPGVNLEILIGQLVNLLRDGEPLRMSKRAGTVITIDDLVEAIGVDAARYALARYTSDSTIDLDLDLWAKASSDNPVYYVQYAHSRNSSLLENAAALGLAPESHPELLTHEKEGELLRALAEFPRVVETACQLREPHRIARYLEDLAGSYHRFYDNCRVLPMGDEEPTDLHRARLVLVAATRTVLANGLGLLGVSAPERM